One Salvia splendens isolate huo1 chromosome 22, SspV2, whole genome shotgun sequence DNA segment encodes these proteins:
- the LOC121786724 gene encoding uncharacterized protein LOC121786724: protein MKVRNQANPHIRWVIGQGDAYFWDDIWLGESPLREICLDDRGASSAKVSDYIGGGNWDEAKLRQLHNQAGMPQEAITQILHTPIVAGEPDVPRWKLSRLGEFSLTTTWETIRYRFDSKLQWRKIELASKCQCWPRRPNTESLQHLFIRGWGATCVWREFDGWFEGSAPSLRVSDTIPDRLQVHLFIYNNMTNGHIKPKHWKGVKLGMSPPNHPETRGPRPLDMPVKWHPPERTWIKLNTDGAFFEATNKGGGGGLVRDHNGKLLAAFATPLVVQSALEAKLMAIHYGLEVAKAFNLPIWIESDAEQAIKLLNGTNWGPAQVRRVMALLHGFKRGHLFRATFIHREGNKAADSLAKMGVEQDNFQQMSPQNVPRRIRAIIRMDEMGVPNLRVRDDERE, encoded by the exons GCCTTGACGATAGGGGCGCCTCATCGGCCAAGGTCTCGGACTACATTGGGGGTGGAAATTGGGATGAGGCTAAGTTACGTCAACTTCACAACCAGGCTGGAATGCCACAAGAGGCTATCACACAAATCCTCCATACCCCAATCGTCGCGGGAGAACCGGACGTTCCTCGATGGAAGCTTTCTCGGCTCGGGGAGTTCTCGCTCACTACGACCTGGGAGACTATCC GATACCGGTTTGACTCCaagctccaatggaggaagattGAGCTTGCGTCGAAGTGCCAATGCTGGCCACGGAGGCCTAACACCGAGTCccttcaacatctcttcatccgTGGGTGGGGAGCAACATGTGTCTGGAGGGAGTTCGACGGTTGGTTCGAAGGCTCGGCCCCATCTCTTAGGGTGAGCGACACCATCCCGGACAGGTTGCAA GTTCACTTGTTCATCTACAACAACATGACCAATGGTCacatcaagccgaagcattggaagggagtgaaaCTCGGAATGAGCCCTCCGAATCACCCCGAGACAAGGGGGCCGAGACCGTTAGATATGCCGgttaagtggcaccccccggaacgcacatggatcaagcttaacacgGATGGGGCATTCTTTGAGGCAACAAACAAGGGTGGCGGAGGGGGTCTTGTTCGGGACCACAATGGGAAATTACTTGCAGCATTTGCAACCCCCCTCGTCGTTCAATCGGCTCTTGAGGCCAAGCTCATGGCCATACACTATGGTTTGGAGGTAGCGAAGGCGTTCAACCTACCCATATGGATTGAATCAGATGCGGAACAAGCTATTAAGTTGCTCAATGGCACGAATTGGGGCCCGGCACAAGTTCGCCGCGTAATGGCCCTTTTGCATGGCTTCAAACGTGGACATCTTTTCCGGGCCACCTTCATTCATAGGGAGGGCAACAAAGCGGCTGATTCgctcgccaaaatgggagtgGAACAAGATAATTTCCAACAAATGTCCCCACAAAATGTTCCAAGAAGGATTAGAGCCATCATCCGGATGGACGAAATGGGAGTCCCCAATCTTCGGGTGAGAGATGATGAACGAGAGTAG